A genomic segment from Syntrophorhabdales bacterium encodes:
- a CDS encoding transporter substrate-binding domain-containing protein has product MNRFRPIRAAFILVLLVIFLLPVAAYPQRILRVGVDSSLPPFSFIDAESNSIRGFDIDLAKLLVANLEARLRLFPAKSSELEERLYDGKVDLIISEKIPSARLQSLELPLQVERKLFVNNSCVTVTCVRDLPGISAIVLKGSDLRTLVPSWEKVKFIEAETQEKALQLLNAGEAQAYISPNGRAAIYTIQKNNLRNIKEVGMPVESVPLTVSVRADNTQLLTELSVAFGKIVENGSFDTIHKKWFGHEIEFADLEKYIKFGSGAAGLLALMLLGFIIWNRTLKREVRRVTHDLKLSEQKHKDLIEFSPEMIHLIAPDGRIMHANKIVLQRLGYSLEEVCSKGIGDLVAPEKKAEIENFIESIFTTAAGTREFSLCSKSGRMIDVEMSATVVRGPDTVLACCFSRDITERKRLEEELIQSERLAIMGEMAAGIAHEINNPLGIILANTEELLQQKFDDGDTKDSLEAIERNALRAGKFIDDLLTFTRPTPPAKVRIDLTGLVEESLSLCKQQLKQKQVRIEKSFPAGPLFFEGDDSQIQQVMINLILNAVQAMPQKGTITIRAGHERNNGTQLIHLEIADSGTGIPEKDLAKIFDPFYTARKNKGFGLGLSISKRIIDKHNGTIRVESEAGRGTVIFIDLPFCPPPDAPPAAQKERSIG; this is encoded by the coding sequence GTGAACCGCTTCAGGCCGATACGAGCGGCCTTTATTCTTGTTCTTCTCGTCATTTTCCTTCTTCCGGTGGCAGCTTATCCTCAGCGAATACTCAGGGTAGGTGTCGACTCCTCTTTGCCCCCCTTTTCCTTCATCGATGCTGAATCGAACTCGATTCGGGGTTTCGATATTGATCTGGCAAAGCTGCTTGTTGCCAACCTGGAGGCACGACTCAGGCTCTTCCCGGCAAAGAGCAGCGAATTAGAAGAGCGTCTCTATGACGGTAAAGTGGATTTAATAATCAGCGAGAAAATCCCGAGTGCCAGGCTGCAGTCGCTTGAACTGCCGCTTCAGGTGGAAAGAAAACTCTTTGTAAATAATTCGTGCGTGACCGTCACCTGTGTCCGGGATCTCCCGGGTATCTCGGCAATTGTCCTGAAAGGTAGTGATCTGAGAACACTGGTTCCCAGCTGGGAAAAGGTCAAGTTTATTGAGGCCGAGACCCAGGAGAAGGCCCTGCAACTTCTCAATGCGGGAGAAGCTCAGGCTTACATTTCACCCAACGGCCGCGCGGCGATCTACACGATCCAGAAAAACAATCTGCGAAACATCAAAGAAGTGGGCATGCCCGTTGAGTCGGTGCCTTTGACCGTCTCGGTGCGGGCCGATAACACGCAACTGCTCACAGAGCTGAGTGTTGCTTTCGGCAAAATAGTGGAGAACGGAAGTTTCGACACAATCCATAAGAAGTGGTTCGGACACGAGATCGAATTTGCAGACCTGGAAAAGTACATCAAGTTCGGGAGCGGCGCAGCCGGACTTCTTGCTTTGATGCTGCTGGGATTTATCATCTGGAACAGGACACTGAAAAGAGAGGTGCGCCGGGTGACACATGACCTTAAGCTTTCAGAGCAGAAACACAAGGACCTGATCGAGTTCTCCCCTGAGATGATCCATCTTATTGCGCCGGACGGCAGAATCATGCATGCGAACAAGATCGTGCTGCAGAGGCTCGGTTACTCGTTGGAAGAAGTATGCTCCAAAGGTATCGGCGATCTTGTCGCGCCTGAGAAGAAAGCGGAGATAGAAAATTTTATTGAGTCGATCTTCACGACAGCGGCGGGGACAAGAGAGTTCTCTCTTTGCAGCAAGAGCGGCAGGATGATCGATGTAGAAATGAGCGCCACAGTCGTGAGGGGACCGGACACCGTATTGGCCTGTTGCTTTTCGCGCGATATTACAGAGCGCAAACGGTTGGAGGAAGAGCTGATCCAGTCGGAGCGCCTGGCTATCATGGGCGAGATGGCCGCAGGGATCGCGCACGAGATCAATAATCCGCTCGGGATCATTCTTGCGAACACAGAGGAGCTGCTCCAGCAGAAATTCGATGACGGCGATACAAAGGACAGCCTCGAGGCGATCGAGCGCAATGCGCTGCGGGCGGGCAAATTCATCGACGATCTGCTTACCTTTACCCGGCCGACCCCTCCTGCAAAGGTGCGTATCGATTTGACCGGCCTGGTTGAAGAATCGCTCAGCCTCTGCAAGCAGCAGCTCAAGCAGAAACAAGTCCGGATAGAAAAATCGTTCCCTGCCGGACCTCTCTTTTTTGAAGGCGATGACAGCCAGATTCAGCAGGTTATGATCAATCTGATTCTGAATGCTGTGCAGGCCATGCCACAGAAAGGAACTATCACGATACGTGCAGGGCACGAGCGTAACAACGGCACCCAACTGATTCACCTTGAGATCGCCGATTCCGGCACCGGTATTCCCGAGAAAGACCTGGCGAAGATATTCGATCCTTTCTACACCGCGCGCAAGAACAAAGGATTCGGGCTCGGGCTTTCTATTTCGAAACGCATCATCGATAAGCATAACGGGACTATTCGCGTCGAATCGGAGGCCGGTCGCGGCACCGTGATCTTCATCGATCTTCCCTTCTGTCCGCCTCCGGATGCGCCTCCTGCAGCCCAAAAGGAACGCAGCATTGGCTGA
- a CDS encoding sigma-54 dependent transcriptional regulator, whose product MAEKILVVEDEAEMRQVLARFLTRLGYDVHTAGSGEDGWKALEQTEFDLVLSDMAMDDLNGIELLERVRAVDATLPFIIITGVGTIETAVEAIKLGAFHYITKPFKQRDVEILIRRALEYGKLNRKLDTLRLHEDDEEFPKMVVGSSKAMHELLRKVEKISDSQASVLIEGESGTGKELLARMIHQNSSRRDRPFVPIDCGALTETLLESELFGHVKGAFTGAIRAKRGLLEEAQGGTVFLDEISNIKLSTQVKLLRAIQEREIKPVGGNQTIQIDVRFISATNRNLQPAIQEGSFRDDLYYRLAVVPLFLPPLRERLEDIPLLIDHFLNKFCKSYKKKISTIKPNVLAAMRSWPWKGNIRELANILERAVLLAEDETLTLDCLSIEQTLAREVGALTDNTPLPLKQVVEEAEKSAIVKALKAADNNRTMAARLLGISRRAFYDKMAQYGVDL is encoded by the coding sequence TTGGCTGAGAAAATCCTTGTTGTCGAAGACGAAGCTGAAATGAGACAAGTCCTGGCGCGGTTCCTGACGCGTCTCGGCTATGATGTGCATACTGCAGGATCCGGCGAGGATGGGTGGAAAGCTCTTGAACAGACCGAATTCGATCTTGTGCTGTCTGATATGGCTATGGACGATCTGAACGGTATCGAATTACTCGAACGCGTAAGAGCCGTAGATGCCACTTTGCCCTTTATCATCATCACAGGCGTGGGCACGATTGAAACTGCTGTCGAAGCCATCAAGCTGGGCGCCTTCCACTATATAACCAAGCCATTTAAGCAACGCGACGTCGAGATCCTTATCCGCAGAGCCCTGGAGTATGGGAAGCTCAACCGGAAGCTTGACACATTGCGTCTGCATGAAGACGACGAGGAATTTCCTAAGATGGTGGTCGGCTCCAGCAAGGCGATGCATGAGTTGCTTCGGAAGGTTGAAAAGATTTCCGATTCACAGGCGTCCGTGTTGATAGAAGGAGAAAGCGGGACAGGTAAGGAGTTGCTCGCGCGCATGATACATCAGAACAGCTCGCGCCGCGACCGTCCGTTCGTGCCGATCGATTGCGGTGCCCTGACAGAGACGCTCTTGGAGAGCGAGCTTTTCGGCCACGTCAAAGGCGCGTTCACCGGCGCGATACGCGCAAAACGCGGCCTGCTGGAAGAGGCCCAGGGTGGAACAGTTTTTCTCGATGAGATCTCCAATATCAAGCTTTCCACGCAGGTGAAGCTGCTACGCGCCATACAGGAACGGGAGATAAAACCGGTGGGTGGTAATCAAACTATACAGATAGACGTACGTTTCATATCGGCCACGAACCGGAATCTCCAGCCCGCAATTCAGGAAGGGAGTTTCCGCGACGATCTGTATTACAGGTTGGCTGTTGTGCCGCTCTTTCTACCGCCTCTGCGCGAGAGGCTTGAAGACATTCCTCTGCTCATCGACCACTTTCTTAACAAGTTCTGCAAATCCTACAAGAAAAAGATCAGCACCATCAAACCGAACGTGCTGGCGGCCATGCGCAGCTGGCCCTGGAAAGGGAATATCAGGGAACTGGCCAATATTCTGGAACGCGCGGTCCTTCTCGCAGAGGACGAGACACTCACCCTCGACTGCCTGAGTATCGAACAGACTCTCGCCAGAGAGGTGGGTGCTTTGACGGACAATACACCGCTTCCCCTGAAACAGGTGGTGGAAGAGGCTGAAAAGAGCGCGATCGTAAAGGCGTTGAAGGCAGCGGATAACAACCGCACTATGGCTGCAAGGCTCCTCGGAATCAGCCGTCGCGCGTTCTACGACAAGATGGCGCAGTACGGTGTGGATCTCTAG
- a CDS encoding aryl-sulfate sulfotransferase has translation MSKKVFCALAIIGFIAASLVTAEAYELLYGPTGLIRYNKEKAYDGYMLFAPSLSTTTYLIDMEGNVVHTWKSKYLPGLFAMLLPNGNILRAGRPEPNPEKTPVAFGGTAGLIQEIDWDGNVVWEYKEYSPTALQHHCFNVMPNGNILLIGWEYKSAAEAIKKGRNPKTMPKEWEFEGKKYTGLWPDYVKEISRDKKVVWEWHAWDHIGKGPKKLDINFQLPKASGYMHIPDWTHFNTVDYLPATDQILVNSRNFGEFYLINHKTGAIEFRWGNPSAYGKGKPPKFLDDGDQILFGPHHVTVLENGHFQIFDNGWKRPEKNRSRVVEMDPKTGKIVWQFEPVIGNSFYTTYQGSAQKLPNGNILVTSSNHGHVFEVTYGEKPQVVWEWVNPVFPGDKIKCFYDDGKDSVSAREDLAANMIHRSYKYGKDYPGLAGKDLSKKEPFAGECPEIWKMAK, from the coding sequence ATGTCAAAGAAGGTGTTCTGTGCATTGGCAATTATAGGATTTATTGCAGCCTCGCTGGTGACGGCCGAGGCATATGAGTTGCTGTATGGTCCCACAGGATTAATAAGGTACAACAAAGAAAAAGCGTACGATGGTTACATGCTGTTCGCTCCCAGTTTGAGCACGACAACGTACCTCATTGATATGGAGGGAAATGTCGTTCATACGTGGAAGAGTAAGTATCTACCAGGGCTCTTTGCGATGCTTCTGCCCAATGGAAATATTCTGCGCGCTGGAAGACCTGAGCCCAACCCTGAAAAGACGCCCGTTGCGTTCGGCGGCACCGCAGGGCTTATCCAGGAGATCGACTGGGATGGAAACGTGGTATGGGAATACAAGGAGTACAGCCCGACTGCGCTCCAGCACCACTGTTTCAATGTTATGCCGAACGGCAACATTCTTTTGATAGGCTGGGAGTACAAGAGCGCCGCGGAGGCGATCAAGAAAGGGCGCAACCCGAAGACCATGCCCAAAGAATGGGAGTTTGAGGGCAAGAAATACACCGGACTCTGGCCGGATTACGTGAAGGAAATAAGCAGGGACAAGAAAGTGGTATGGGAGTGGCACGCGTGGGATCACATCGGGAAAGGACCCAAGAAGCTCGACATCAACTTTCAGCTTCCGAAGGCCTCCGGTTACATGCACATCCCCGACTGGACGCACTTCAATACCGTCGACTACCTCCCTGCAACTGACCAGATTCTCGTCAATTCCCGGAACTTTGGTGAGTTCTATCTTATCAACCATAAGACGGGGGCTATAGAGTTTCGTTGGGGCAATCCCAGCGCCTACGGAAAGGGAAAGCCGCCCAAGTTTCTGGATGATGGAGACCAGATCCTCTTTGGGCCGCACCATGTAACGGTGCTGGAGAATGGTCATTTCCAGATATTCGACAACGGATGGAAGAGACCGGAGAAGAACCGCTCGCGCGTAGTTGAGATGGACCCGAAGACCGGGAAGATTGTCTGGCAGTTCGAGCCTGTAATAGGCAACAGTTTCTATACGACGTATCAGGGATCGGCGCAAAAGCTTCCGAACGGCAATATCCTGGTGACATCGAGCAACCACGGTCATGTGTTTGAGGTGACGTATGGTGAAAAGCCGCAGGTGGTCTGGGAGTGGGTCAACCCTGTTTTTCCCGGTGATAAAATCAAGTGCTTCTATGACGACGGCAAGGACAGCGTGTCGGCAAGAGAAGACCTTGCGGCAAACATGATCCACCGTTCTTACAAGTATGGAAAGGATTATCCGGGACTCGCGGGCAAAGACCTGAGCAAGAAGGAACCCTTCGCAGGAGAATGCCCGGAAATATGGAAAATGGCGAAGTAG
- a CDS encoding helix-hairpin-helix domain-containing protein encodes MKRRLLLGFVFCLGFAFVAAAALHAQAPAKVNVNAATADQLAKVPGMSADMAKAVVDTRAKSGAFKSADDLMRVPGMTKEKADAIAPALSFGQAKSAGDEEETKLPRY; translated from the coding sequence ATGAAGCGGAGATTGCTTTTGGGTTTTGTGTTTTGCCTGGGCTTTGCTTTTGTAGCGGCAGCAGCCCTCCACGCTCAAGCCCCGGCGAAGGTGAACGTGAATGCGGCGACTGCGGATCAGCTTGCAAAAGTACCGGGTATGTCTGCCGACATGGCTAAGGCGGTTGTTGATACACGGGCGAAATCGGGTGCCTTCAAATCGGCTGACGACCTGATGAGGGTCCCTGGCATGACGAAAGAGAAAGCGGACGCTATCGCACCAGCGCTATCCTTCGGACAGGCTAAGAGCGCAGGAGACGAAGAAGAGACCAAACTCCCGAGATACTAA
- a CDS encoding helix-hairpin-helix domain-containing protein — MRIRIYSLLALVLAAALFLLGYSGAAVAQSSGKASLNKASAARLAKVPGVTPALAKAIADYRTKNGAFKKPDDLLKVPGMTQDILKKMSLQVDSKGDILLPAAKGDGDDEEEPSLKPSKC; from the coding sequence ATGCGTATCAGAATATATTCTCTCCTGGCGCTTGTCCTGGCGGCAGCGCTGTTTCTGCTGGGCTATTCCGGGGCAGCGGTTGCGCAAAGCTCGGGGAAGGCAAGCCTGAATAAGGCGAGCGCAGCAAGGCTCGCAAAGGTTCCGGGTGTCACCCCGGCTCTTGCGAAGGCAATAGCGGATTACCGCACCAAGAACGGTGCATTTAAGAAACCTGACGATCTTTTGAAGGTACCAGGCATGACTCAAGACATTCTCAAAAAGATGTCGCTACAGGTTGATTCAAAAGGCGACATACTCTTGCCCGCGGCCAAAGGTGATGGCGACGATGAGGAAGAGCCGAGCCTGAAACCGTCGAAGTGTTAG